A single region of the Pyricularia oryzae 70-15 chromosome 4, whole genome shotgun sequence genome encodes:
- a CDS encoding methyltransferase small domain-containing protein — translation MEKNSANNIKYLPTVEAYNQWAKIYDTDGNFLQAIDDIEMTRLLPHLVSSINEVNKSKPWRLVDLGCGTGRNTALLLGLEDVQVVALDASPGMLEIAKVRLEKLHGSNATDQKKLATLTLKVFDLINSPTTPEEADNADGIISTLVVEHIPLPDFFRHVSQMLKPGGVLLLTNMHSDMGAISQAGFVDETTGEKVRPTSYAHTMESVLDEAAKWGLEPIGGPDCLQERIVTEEMVKGLARGLWWISIAVASYYV, via the exons ATGGAAAAGAACTCAGCGAACAACATCAAATACCTGCCTACCGTTGAGGCCTATAATCAATGGGCCAAAATCTACGACACAGATGGGAACTTTCTGCAAGCCATCGACGACATTGAAATGACGCGATTGTTGCCTCATCTAGTCTCGTCAATAAACGAGGTAAACAAGTCTAAGCCTTGGCGACTCGTTGACCTGGGATGCGGCACTGGCCGCAACACCGCCCTCTTGCTTGGTCTCGAAGACGTTCAGGTTGTCGCACTTGACGCCAGCCCCGGAATGCTTGAAATCGCCAAAGTACGTCTCGAGAAACTCCACGGGAGTAACGCTACGGACCAAAAGAAGCTGGCAACTCTTACCCTCAAGGTGTTCGACCTCATCAACTCGCCTACAACCCCCGAAGAGGCCGACAATGCAGATGGGATCATCAGCACGCTGGTGGTCGAGCACATACCATTGCCGGACTTCTTCCGCCACGTTTCACAGATGCTCAAGCCGGGCGGCGTGCTGCTTCTCACCAACATGCACTCCGACATGGGTGCCATCAGCCAAGCGGGGTTCGTGGACGAGACGACTGGGGAAAAAGTCAGGCCAACGAGCTATGCGCACACGATGGAGAGCGTTCTGGACGAGGCAGCCAAATGGGGACTTGAACCGATCGGAGGACCTGACTGCTTGCAGGAGCGAATAGTCACAGAGGAAATGGTCAAGGGATTAG CTCGGGGACTATGGTGGATCTCAATCGCGGTCGCGTCATACTACGTTTGA
- a CDS encoding aspartyl/glutamyl-tRNA(Asn/Gln) amidotransferase subunit B — protein sequence MGRIPTRELSSYLLTGRVFSRDCTRLQRLPARNISKQHFAVGQPAQRRWNHTAPEAGHTTTTQPPPGQPAPHLRKILKDQAKASKAQAKGKKKRSSADNQTVPGWELTVGIEIHAQLNTDRKLFSPAPLASTEDNTRAPAPNSLVAPFDLAIPGTQPLFQQATLVPAIRAAVALNCAVQPVSSFDRKHYFHWDQPSGYQITQYYAPLARDGYVDLRARDGIAAQDVGGGEPLRIRVKQVQMEQDTAKTLARPDGVHWLDFNRCGAPLVEIISEPDIHHPATAAAFVRKVQMLLGAADACVVGMEKGGLRADVNVSVRRVEDGKTSSAKLGQRTEIKNLFSFKAVEDAIIAERDRQIKLLDEGGVVLGETRGWSLGSTETRRLRGKEGEVDYRYMPDPDLGPVLVGQDVVEHLKSTMGVMPDQELDDLVSSYGLSEKDAMSLMLLEDGGRLQFYYKTVDALEQRLQNQGDSTKVTAESLVQARILTGNWILHVLGSLTSENNQRDRAAAGLSERDLGVTSEGDAFISADDLADILFFLHTSRIRQGTAKDLLFAMFNEVMPAQYISTPAGIERYITDNDLWFSELSPQEYSELAESVLDEEEHVLKEFMGARYPQGKLMFLVGMMMKSGARERIDPATAQKVMRDVVETRVAAMK from the coding sequence ATGGGTCGTATACCCACCAGAGAGCTCTCGAGCTACCTGCTCACAGGCCGTGTCTTCTCTCGCGATTGTACTCGACTCCAACGGTTGCCCGCCAGGAATATCAGCAAACAGCATTTTGCAGTAGGGCAGCCCGCCCAGCGACGATGGAACCACACTGCACCAGAAGCCGGCCACACTACCACGACGCAGCCTCCACCCGGCCAACCAGCCCCCCATCTACGAAAGATCCTAAAGGACCAGGCCAAAGCATCCAAGGCCCAGGCAAAAGGGAAGAAGAAGCGGAGCAGTGCCGATAACCAAACCGTTCCGGGCTGGGAGCTCACAGTCGGCATCGAGATACACGCGCAGCTCAACACGGACCGCAAGCTCTTTTCGCCAGCGCCCCTCGCCTCCACCGAAGACAACACCCGTGCCCCGGCTCCGAACTCGCTCGTCGCCCCCTTCGACCTCGCCATCCCGGGCACGCAACCGCTCTTCCAACAGGCCACGCTGGTCCCCGCGAtccgcgccgccgtcgccctcAACTGCGCCGTCCAGCCCGTCAGTAGCTTCGACAGAAAACACTACTTCCACTGGGACCAGCCCTCGGGCTACCAGATCACGCAGTACTACGCCCCGCTGGCCAGGGACGGGTACGTGGACCTCCGGGCGCGGGATGGGATAGCGGCGCAGGATGTGGGAGGTGGGGAGCCGCTACGGATAAGGGTCAAGCAGGTGCAGATGGAGCAGGACACGGCCAAGACGCTGGCGCGGCCGGACGGCGTCCACTGGCTTGATTTTAACCGCTGCGGCGCGCCTCTCGTCGAGATCATATCCGAGCCCGACATCCACCacccggcgacggcggctgcGTTTGTGCGCAAGGTGCAGATGCTGCTCGGCGCAGCGGACGCTTGCGTCGTGGGCATGGAAAAGGGTGGTCTGCGTGCCGACGTGAACGTTTCGGTCAGGAGGGTGGAGGATGGTAAGACGTCGTCCGCCAAGCTGGGGCAGAGAACCGAGATCAAGAACTTGTTCAGTTTCAAGGCGGTCGAGGATGCCATCATCGCCGAGAGGGACAGGCAGATCAAGCTCCTGGACGAGGGTGGCGTTGTTCTGGGCGAGACGAGAGGTTGGTCGCTCGGGAGCACGGAGACACGGAGGTTACGTGGAAAGGAGGGTGAGGTCGACTACAGATATATGCCTGATCCGGATCTGGGGCCCGTCCTGGTCGGTCAAGATGTCGTGGAGCATCTGAAGAGCACAATGGGAGTCATGCCGGACCAGGAGCTCGATGATCTGGTTAGCTCTTACGGCCTTTCGGAGAAGGACGCGATGTCCCTGATGCTCCTGGAGGACGGCGGGCGGTTGCAGTTCTACTACAAGACCGTTGACGCTTTGGAGCAGAGGCTTCAGAATCAGGGCGATAGTACCAAAGTCACAGCAGAGAGCCTCGTCCAGGCTAGGATTCTCACGGGCAACTGGATCTTGCATGTGCTTGGCAGCCTGACCTCGGAGAACAACCAGCGCGACCGGGCCGCCGCGGGTCTTTCGGAAAGAGACCTAGGGGTTACATCCGAGGGCGACGCATTCATCTCCGCCGACGACCTGGCCGACATTCTCTTCTTCCTGCACACGAGCCGCATCCGACAGGGCACGGCCAAGGACCTGCTATTTGCCATGTTCAACGAAGTCATGCCCGCACAGTACATTAGTACCCCGGCAGGGATCGAGCGTTACATCACGGACAATGATCTCTGGTTCTCGGAGCTATCGCCCCAGGAGTACAGCGAGCTGGCCGAGTCTGTgctggacgaggaggagcacGTGCTCAAGGAGTTCATGGGCGCCAGATACCCGCAGGGAAAGCTTATGTTTCTGGTGGGCATGATGATGAAGTCGGGTGCCCGGGAGCGGATAGATCCCGCCACGGCGCAAAAGGTCATGCGGGATGTGGTGGAGACCAGGGTAGCGGCGATGAAATAG
- a CDS encoding ATP-dependent RNA helicase DHH1, with the protein MADVLADQLRSATLSDATNNEDWRRNLNIPARDNRQQTEDVTNTKGLEFENFGLKRDLLMGIFEAGFEKPSPIQEESIPVALTGRDILARAKNGTGKTAAFVVPALETINPKVSKIQCLILVPTRELAMQTSQVCKTLGKHLGINVMVTTGGTTLRDDILRLQDPVHIVVGTPGRILDLAGKNVADLSECPMFIMDEADKLLSIEFTPVIEQLLQFHPKDRQVMLFSATFPISVKEFSDKNMTNPYEINLMDELTLRGITQYYAFVEEKQKVHCLNTLFSKLQINQSIIFCNSTNRVELLAKKITELGYSCFYSHAKMQQQARNRVFHDFRNGVCRNLVCSDLLTRGIDIQAVNVVINFDFPKNAETYLHRIGRSGRYGHLGLAINLISWEDRFNLYNIERDLGTEIQPIPSTIDKSLYVYDNPETIPRPINIPAQPSSAGNAQSAAPNQGPPPQQQRPHQGQENWQNQNGRHNGSSQQQQPRGPHQNRGRGGGRGRGGFQGQGQGQRNYNNNYRGGRGGHNQGQHQQQMPNQQS; encoded by the exons ATGGCCGACGTGTTAGCAGACCAACTCAGGTCAGCCACATTGAG TGACGCCACCAACAATGAAGACTGGAGGAGGAATCTGAACATTCCCGCCAGGGACAACAGGCAACAAACTGAG GATGTGACAAACACGAAAGGCCTAGAATTTGAGAACTTTGGCCTGAAACGAGATCTCCTTATGGGCATATTTGAGGCAGGATTCGAGAAGCCTTCACccatccaggaggagagCATCCCCGTCGCCCTCACCGGACGCGACATCCTCGCCCGCGCCAAGAACGGTACCGGAAAGACAGCAGCCTTTGTCGTACCAGCCCTCGAGACGATCAACCCCAAGGTATCCAAGATCCAATGCCTCATCCTAGTACCAACACGAGAGCTGGCCATGCAGACCTCGCAAGTCTGCAAGACTCTGGGCAAGCACCTAGGCATCAACGTTATGGTTACAACTGGTGGTACGACTTTGAGGGACGACATCTTGCGTCTGCAAGACCCTGTACACATTGTAGTCGGTACGCCGGGTCGTATCCTCGACCTTGCGGGTAAAAATGTCGCCGACCTCAGCGAATGCCCAATGTTCATCATGGACGAAGCCGACAAGCTTCTCTCCATCGAATTCACCCCCGTCATCGAGCAGCTCCTGCAGTTCCACCCCAAGGATCGACAGGTGATGCTCTTCTCCGCTACCTTCCCTATTTCTGTTAAGGAATTTTCCGACAAGAACATGACCAACCCCTACGAGATCAACCTCATGGACGAGCTTACCCTCAGGGGTATCACTCAATACTATGCCTTTGTCGAGGAGAAGCAAAAGGTCCACTGCCTGAACACTCTCTTCTCCAAATTGCAGATCAACCAATCCATCATCTTCTGCAATTCCACGAACCGAGTCGAACTTCTTGCCAAGAAGATCACCGAGCTCGGCTACTCGTGCTTCTACAGTCATGCCAAgatgcagcagcaggcaCGAAACCGTGTCTTCCACGACTTCAGAAACGGAGTCTGCAGGAACCTGGTGTGCTCTGATCTGCTTACTCGAGGTATTGACATTCAGGCTGTCAACGTTGTCATAAACTTTGACTTCCCCAAGAACGCTGAAACTTACTTGCACCGTATCGGACGATCTGGTCGGTACGGCCACCTCGGTCTGGCTATCAACCTGATCAGCTGGGAAGACCGGTTCAACCTTTACAACATCGAGCGTGACTTGGGTACCGAGATCCAGCCCATCCCTTCGACGATCGACAAGAGCTTGTACGTCTACGACAACCCGGAGACCATTCCCCGTCCCATCAACATCCCCGCTCAGCCTTCCTCGGCGGGCAATGCGCAAAGCGCTGCACCCAATCAGGGCCCACCTCCCCAGCAGCAAAGACCGCATCAAGGTCAAGAGAACTGGCAAAACCAGAACGGCAGGCACAACGGTTCCagccaacagcagcagcctcgTGGCCCCCACCAAAACAGGGGCCGCGGCGGTGGGCGCGGACGTGGAGGCTTCCAAGGCCAGGGTCAGGGACAGCGCAACTACAACAACAACTACAGGGGTGGCCGTGGTGGCCACAACCAAGGGCAGCATCAACAGCAAATGCCCAACCAGCAGTCCTAA
- a CDS encoding epoxide hydrolase 1, which translates to MDSKSFGKLPETANTASVQPYSIQIPKHDVAQMQQLVKMSPIASACYENSLPNGDNSYGLGRDWLVAAKERWANSFDWNKTEARLNGYNHFIAKVADEQLGQTFDIHFVALFSQARQPVKPIILLHGWPGSFLEFLSMLDLLKDKYSPEDLPYHIVVPSLPGYLFSSAPPLDRDFGLRDVARLMDSLMVEHLGFGESGYIAQGGDVGSRVCRVLAAKYDRCLGTLLNYNRIGKPEGSAGPEALSEEEKAGLERCKWFDSVGTAYAMAHATRPSTMGLVLSSSPIALLAWVGEKFVDWSDPKSYPPEEGTGYSTDLMDEVLLSASLYWLTGTPPRCLYSYRETYDVGSGKKKWHELPDYHIRAPKKFGFTWFPLDLAPIPKSWIETTGDLVWFRRHEVGGHFAAMEQPVALLGDVEEFCKLFG; encoded by the exons ATGGATAGCAAAAGCTTTGGAAAGTTGCCGGAAACGGCCAACACGGCAAGTGTACAGCCGTACTCGATCCAAATTCCCAAACACGATGTGGCTCAGATGCAGCAACTTGTTAAAATGTCACCGATTGCTTCAGCCTGCTATGAAAACTCGCTGCCAAACGGCGATAACAGTTATGGACTCGGAAGAGATTGGCTCGTTGCGGCCAAGGAACGCTGGGCAAACTCCTTTGACTG GAACAAGACTGAGGCCAGGCTCAATGGGTACAATCACTTCATCGCCAAGGTGGCCGACGAGCAGCTGGGACAGACATTCGACATACACTTTGTCGCGTTGTTTTCCCAGGCTCGTCAGCCTGTGAAGCCGATCATTCTGCTCCACGGCTGGCCCGGCTCTTTTCTCGAGTTTCTGTCGATGCTGGACCTGCTCAAGGACAAGTATTCGCCCGAGGACCTGCCGTACCACATCGTCGTACCGTCCCTGCCCGGCTACTTGTTTTCATCAGCCCCGCCGCTGGATCGGGACTTTGGCCTGAGGGACGTCGCGCGCCTGATGGACAGCTTGATGGTGGAACACCTCGGGTTTGGCGAGTCTGGGTACATTGCCCAGGGCGGCGACGTCGGCTCGCGCGTCTGCCGCGTCCTGGCCGCCAAGTACGATCGCTGCCTGGGGACTCTGCTCAACTACAACCGCATTGGCAAGCCCGAAGGGTCGGCTGGGCCAGAGGCCTTGTCGGAGGAAGAGAAGGCAGGGCTGGAGCGGTGTAAATGGTTCGACAGCGTGGGGACAGCATACGCCATGGCCCACGCGACGCGGCCGAGCACCATGGGGCTGGTCCTCTCATCCAGCCCCATTGCGCTGCTGGCCTGGGTCGGGGAGAAGTTTGTGGACTGGTCCGACCCCAAATCCTACCCGCCCGAGGAGGGCACGGGGTACAGCACCGATCTCATGGACGAGGTCCTGCTGTCGGCGTCGCTGTACTGGCTCACGGGGACGCCGCCCCGCTGCCTGTACAGCTACAGGGAGACGTACGACGTCGGCTCGGGCAAGAAGAAGTGGCACGAACTCCCCGATTACCACATTCGCGCGCCCAAGAAGTTTGGCTTCACCTGGTTCCCGCTCGACCTGGCGCCGATCCCCAAGTCGTGGATCGAGACCACGGGCGACCTCGTCTGGTTCCGTCGGCACGAGGTTGGCGGTCACTTTGCGGCCATGGAGCAGCCTGTGGCGCTGCTTGGGGATGTGGAGGAGTTctgtaagctttttgggtaa